A section of the Carya illinoinensis cultivar Pawnee chromosome 12, C.illinoinensisPawnee_v1, whole genome shotgun sequence genome encodes:
- the LOC122288867 gene encoding cytosolic endo-beta-N-acetylglucosaminidase 1-like: MSQPNSEPELQSSSPPQSPPPFDPTEPSVPISYPIKTLDDLESQSYFNSFHYPFNKASVALQFGSSSSLPNRRRLLVCHDMAGGYGDDKWVQGGTNPEAYAIWHWYLIDVFVYFSHSLVALPPPCWINTAHRHGVKVLGTFIAEGDEGMVICDRLLSTKESAHLYAERLAELADSLGFDGWLINIEVKLHIKQIPILKEFVSHLNETMHSLVPGSLVIWYDAVTILGDLNWQNQLNEMNKPFFDICDGIFVNYFWTENYPRLSAAIAGDRKFDVYMGIDVFGRNTYGGGQWNTNAALDVLKKNDVSAAIFAPGWVYETKQPPNFQSAQNHWWALVEKSWGLLQNYPKMLPFYTNFDQGRGYHFSIDGTKVSDDPWCNISCQGFQPFLEFADNPSPGIIQTHVDLTEASYSGGGNITFKGTLGDNAFFARRLFLGEIPLENLPIFCTYSVRSEGDSQLGLSLHFSSTMNESTSILLSSGDFNQFSSKFSKVIPTHQLERPGNSFGWALQEGSIALENEGMLTEIHAVCYRSKPESSELRPARSSVKYFAELGHLTIRTSEKNFDFPPSSSWLVEGQFIKWASGSRGSKTLSVKIVWKLKHGTSTAFSNYIIHVKKVTKQVEEVAEYLGTAHVEAFYVSDLVVPSETSSLKFIVQMCAADGTCQNLDDSPTFTVDAEGP; encoded by the exons ATGTCTCAACCTAACTCTGAACCCGAGCTCCAATCCTCATCTCCACCCCAATCTCCTCCACCATTTGATCCAACGGAGCCGTCCGTGCCAATATCTTACCCAATCAAAACCCTCGATGACCTCGAGTCCCAGTCCTACTTCAACTCCTTTCACTATCCTTTCAACAAAGCTTCGGTTGCTCTCCAATTtggctcttcttcttcattgccCAATAGGCGTAGATTGCTCGTGTGCCATGACATGGCAGGAGGTTATGGGGATGATAAATGGGTTCAGGGAGGTACCAATCCCGAGGCATATGCAATATGGCATTGGTATTTGATCGATGTTTTCGTTTACTTTTCGCATAGTCTCGTTGCGCTTCCTCCGCCGTGTTGGATCAATACGGCTCACCGGCATGGCGTTAAG GTACTGGGGACATTCATCGCAGAAGGGGATGAAGGGATGGTTATTTGTGATAGATTGCTCTCAACAAAGGAATCTGCCCATCTGTATGCCGAGCGCCTGGCAGAGCTTGCTGATTCTTTGGGATTTGATGGATGGCTG ATTAATATTGAGGTCAAATTGCATATCAAGCAAATCCCTATTCTGAAAGAATTTGTCAGCCATCTAAACGAGACCATGCATTCGTTAGTGCCTGGTTCTTTAGTGATATG GTATGATGCTGTTACAATTCTTGGTGATCTTAATTGGCAAAATCAACTGAATGAAATGAATAAACCTTTCTTTGATATTTGTGATGGAATATTTGTAAACTATTTTTGGACG GAAAACTATCCAAGGCTTTCAGCTGCTATTGCTGGTGATAGAAAGTTTGATGTGTACATGGGGATTGATGTATTTGGAAGGAACACTTACGGTGGTGGGCAATGGAAT ACAAACGCTGCTCTTGATGTGCTAAAGAAGAACGATGTGTCTGCTGCCATATTTGCTCCTGGATGGGTTTATGAGACTAAGCAACCACCTAATTTTCAGTCCGCGCAAAATCA TTGGTGGGCCCTTGTTGAGAAATCATGGGGATTACTGCAAAATTATCCTAAAATGCTGCCTTTCTACACTAATTTTGATCAG GGGCGTGgttatcatttttcaattgaTGGAACAAAAGTATCAGATGACCCTTGGTGTAACATTTCATGCCAGGGTTTCCAG CCTTTCCTTGAGTTTGCTGATAACCCTTCTCCAGGCATCATTCAAACACATGTTGA TTTGACAGAAGCATCTTATAGTGGAGGAGGAAACATCACATTTAAAGGAACTCTTGGAGACAATGCATTTTTTGCAAGAAGACTTTTTCTTGGAGAAATTCCTTTGGAGAATTTGCCCATCTTCTGTACATACTCT GTGAGATCAGAGGGCGACTCTCAACTTGGCCTCTCTCTTCATTTCTCCTCTACAATGAATGAAAGCACATCTATACTTCTCTCATCCGGTGATTTTAACCAATTTTCAAGCAAATTCAGTAAAGTAATTCCAACACACCAGCTTGAAAGGCCAGGAAATTCCTTTGGATGGGCCTTACAGGAGGGTAGCATTGCACTTGAAAACGAAGGCATGTTAACAGAAATCCATGCTGTGTGCTACAGGTCAAAGCCTGAATCTAGTGAACTGAGACCAGCTCGCAGTTCAGTGAAGTATTTTGCAGAGTTAGGTCATCTCACCATTAGAACTTCTGAAAAGAACTTTGATTTTCCGCCTTCTTCCTCGTGGCTTGTTGAAGGTCAATTTATAAAATGGGCTTCTGGTTCTCGGGGTTCAAAGACCCTTAGTGTAAAAATCGTTTGGAAACTGAAACATGGAACTAGTACTGCATTCTCGAACTACATTATCCATGTCAAGAAGGTAACAAAACAGGTAGAAGAGGTGGCGGAGTATCTTGGAACGGCACATGTGGAAGCCTTTTATGTTTCTGATCTTGTAGTTCCTTCTGAAACTTCTAGCCTCAAATTCATTGTTCAAATGTGTGCAGCTGATGGAACTTGCCAGAATTTGGATGATTCTCCAACGTTTACAGTTGATGCTGAAGGTCCCTAA